In Megachile rotundata isolate GNS110a chromosome 10, iyMegRotu1, whole genome shotgun sequence, the sequence TTGATTAAATATCATCAAGAATTTAATTTATCCATTTGTTCAGAATTCGAAGAGATAAAAAGAAAAGCACTGAATATACCAAAAAATGCACAACACTTAATTGAATTAagtgaatatattttacatgCATCCAACATATTAGTGAAAGATTTAGAatgtaaaattcagaaatcaattcaCATGATGAGCGTGCTATTAGAAGTTACACTTCTATCAGAGGATCACATTGAATTAAATAGAAGAACTATCAATTGGTTGCATGAAATTGAACCGATATTTAAACAGCATCACATATTATGTGAAGCAATGAAAAGTGAATTAGAAGATGACATGCAGAGAAGAATGAATGACTTAACTTCTGaagtagaaaatattgttccagAACTTAGTGCTTTGGATAATATGGATGATATAAAAAGAGTTGGAGAATATGTTGAATATTATAAAGGTTTTCTTAAAAAAGTAAAACACATAACATCTGAACTAGAAAAAATCAATGAAGAAGAAagattattcaaatttccagaaaCTGAATATCCTAAAATAACAGAATTACATGAGATAATTATGCCATTCTATGATCTTATATATCTTATTTATCAGTGGCAAAAAGACAGCACAGTATGGCTAGATGGTCCCTTTGAATGGTTAGATGCTGTTATTATAGAAAACAAGACACTGAactattttaaagaaattactgaaatgagtaaaacatttaaaacaaaaattaaaatggaTGTAACTGTAAACAAATGCTTCAAATTTTCTGGAATCGCAGATGATCCAGATCCACTGCAGCTACCTGCTCCATTAAAGTTGTGCTGGCAAGCACTTAATGATATAaatgattttaagaaatttttaccaTTAGTAACATGTGTATGTAATCCAGCTCTTCAAAAACGACACTGGGTTGAAATGTCTGAAATATGCAACCTTGACTTGACACCTAATGCTGGAACAActttaagaaaaattattttacttgatTTAATGCCtgatattgaaaaatatgaagCTATTAGCATAGGTGCAAATAAAGAATTAGAACTGCAACAAAATTTACTGAAAATGATCAAAGAATGGGATAACAtttcttttgaaataaaatttaatgaaacatctGGAATGcatgaattttccaatttaaataACACAGAATTATTACTTGAAAATCATCTTGTAATAATTGCAGACatgaaaacttcaaattttgttaagccAATAATTTCAATGGTGACAGATTTTTATACATCCCTTAtcagaattcaaaaaattatcaACAAGTGGAactatattcaaatattaatactttCATTAAATGCTACTTTTCATCATTCTAATATAAAAGTGCAGTTAATTGAAGAATCAAATTTAtatcaagaaattaaagaagttttgaaagatattaaaaataagcTGGTAAAGAATCCTACTtttacagaaattaataatcCCCTGCTTTTAAGTTCTTTATGCAATATTACAGAAAAACTTGAACAAGTCCATGCAggagtaaaaaattatatagaagCTAAAAGATTATGTTTTCCAagattcttctttctttctaaTGAAGAAGttcaagaaatattatttaattcgtTTAATTCTGAAAAGATACACACATCAATACAAAAATGTTTTCAGggcataaaaaaaataaaaatgaataaaaataattgtatttgtacTATTATTGGTGATTATGGAGAGGAAgtacatttagaaaatttgatttcACTTCATGCTGAGTATGATAGTGAAGAAAAATGGTTAGTACATTTAGAAAATGAGATAGATACTGTGATAAAAAAAAGTATTTTGCAATGTTATCAGAAGTTTAGTGACATATTCACATACAGTAATATTGCGAATTTtccaagtatggtaattgtttgTATTTTCCAACTTTATTGGACTTCTGAAATTCGAAATTGTTTTACACCATTTAattctgaattactgaattcatTACACCTAAAATATGTTGACCATCTCAATGATTTAATCAATGAATTGAAAAGCTGTTCAACAAAAAGATGTAGAGATGTATTAATGtctttaattacaataataataaatcagaAAGATATCATTAAATTgctaataaacaaaaatattactaaTTCTGCAGACTTTGAATGGATTGCACAATTACAGTACTATTTAGAGGaaaattgtgtaaaaatattaatatttaatagtacTATAAAATATGGATATGAATATAGTTACTACAAACAATGTATGATTAACACTGCATTAACAGACAGATGTTTTCATACTCTTATCCAAGCatataaatatcatttatatGGAGCTATTGCAGGACCATCAGCTACAGGAAAAACAGAAACTATAAGAGGTTTAGCAAAAGCTATTGcagtaaattttcatatttttagttGTGTTAATATACTGTCTTACAATTTTCTCTCTCAAACATTTAAAGGGTTCATTTCTTGCGGAGCATGGctttgttttgaaaattttaatgaattgaAACTTGAATTCTTATCTAGAATtagtcaaaatttaatttctatttttcatgCCATAgcatcaaatttgaaaacaataaTGTATGAGGGCTCATCATTGAATCTGAATCCAACTGGATATGTTTGTATTATCACACAATTAGGCTTATTTAACTATCATGATTTacctgataatttaaaaatgttattcagAACAGTATCTATGGTTGCACCAGATATTAGTAGAATTGTAGAGGTTGAGCTAACTGCTGCTGGTATATCCAACTCAAAATCTTTAACTatgaaattaattacattttacaaAGTACTATCTAAGCAATTACGATGTAAATCatgtaatacttttaatttatattctataaaaGCAGTTACTAAAACTgtagtttatttaaaaagatgTTTTCCAGATGAAAATGAATCTCTTTTACTTCTGCGTTCGTTGATCAATATCAATCTCCCTCAACTATGTGGTGTAGATGTACTTGTTTTTAAAGATATAGTTCACAATGTATTTCCAGATATTACTTTGCTACCTCCAAATtactcaatatttttaaaaacttttgaAGTAATATGTAAATCTAAATCTTTGAGCATTCATGatgtttttaaacttaaaataatACAGTTATTTGAATTAATGTATATACATAAAGGCTTAATCCTTGTTGGCGATCCATTTGTAGGAAAAACAGAAATTTTATCTGTACTTCAGGATGTTTTATCATACTCATATAAACAAGAAATTGAGTTTGGTGTTAATATAAAGTTAGAAACTATAATTCCAAGTGTACTTGATATTAAACGTATTTTTggttattttgatgaaaattctAAGCTTTGGAAAGATGGATTATGTTCCAGAATGTTTCGCTCTTTTTCAAATACTAATTCTTTTGATAAAACATGGATAATATTTGATGGACCTTTAAATAATGTTtggattgaaaatttatattcaacTATTGATACAAATAAGGTGTTATGTTTAGAATCGGGTGAAAAAATTAATGTAGCAGATTCTGTATCAGTTATCTTTGAAACAATAAATATGACAGAGGCTTCTCCTGCTATTTTATCAAGATGTggtataatttatattgaatcAAATTCTATCAATTGGAgatcaaatattaaaacacaTATTTCTAGAAACAATATCTATAATGGATATGAAGAAATATTGTATCAATTGTTTGACTGGATTATGGATCCTGCTTTACAATTTATATACAAACATTGTACATTATCTTTAATTGTTGAGAAATTACATTTTGTAATGACCACACTGAATTTGTTAGAAATGTATTTTACAGATGCTCTAACAGAATGTACTGAAGAAAAAgataaaacaaattattttacaacaTGGATGCAAGTTGCATTTATATTATCTATTATTTGGGGATTAGGTGGAAATGTTAGTATAGATTCTCATGTTaagtttaattctttttttgtggaaatttggagtggCACGAACAAAGAGTATCCAAAACCAGAAGCAATAAAAAGTTATGATGTAGCACTACCTAATGAAGGCTTAATAcaagataatttttatattttcaaaggtGCTGGGCATTGGAAATATTGGGGAAGCATTGATctgttaaaaaatgaagaaatattagAAATGCCTTATTGTAGTGAAATTTATGTACCAACAGCTGATACAATCAAgtataattatgtatttttaaaacatgttaaatataaaatacctttCATTCTTTGTGGAGATATATCTATTGGGAAAACATTtcttatgaaaaatttattgcaaaataaactaTCACAAGGAACAGATTTTAATTCTTTCAGTTTTACTTCTTTGAACTCTGTTATTAAAACACAACAGCTGTtgctttcaaaattaaataaaataaataaaacacatTATGGTCCACCAAATGATCAATTCTGTGTTAACTTCATAGATGATCTTAATGTAGAAGTAGATCAGCAAtcaaacataaataatattttagaacTTTTTAGACAATATCATAGTTATAGATATTTCTATGATATAAATGaatctgaaaaaatttttaTCCAGAATATTATGTTTTCTTTTGCAATTACACAAAATACTCAAACTAATATATGTCCCagatttttaaaacatttcaatttATATACTATACAAGCACCTTCTACTAATACCATATTcagaatattttcaaacattcttttcattaatttaaagaAGAATTCTTTTGCTCCAGATGTCTTGACTTCTGTAAACAGTATAACTAATGCTACAATTGACATTTACAACATGATAATTAATACATTGCGACCAGTACCTGCCAAGTTTCAGTATCAATTTAGTATTAGAGATATAAGCAAAGTAATTAGTGGATGTATTCTTCTTCAAAAAGAATCAGTAGAAACTAAAGTTACTTTTGTTCGTTTGTGGGCTCATGAAATATGGAGAGTTTTTGGTGATCGAATATTAGATGCTGCTGATAAAGAATGGTTGTTctcaaaaataagagaaaccaCAATGAGTAATTTTAAAGATTCGTTTGAAACAGTTTTTGATTATCTACCAAAAtcagaaaataatgaaattactaTGAAcagtttcaattatttaatgtttaacaattttatagataaaaataaaaaatatgaagaagtAACAtctattgaaaaattaaaaagtgaaatTCATTCACATTTAAACGaacataataataatgtaacaaataaaattgatattgttACATCACAATACGTTTTggaatgtttaattaaaatttcacgaattttatCTATCCCAAGGGGTAATTTATTGATGATTTCTACTGTAGGAACTGGTAGAAAATCTCTAATGAATCTTGCTGCTTACATTCAACAACAAGAGTTATTTAAACCCTCTATTCATTCTTACTATGATATCAATGTATGGAGAACTGAATTAAAAACAATTCTTCAAAAATGTGGTGGATTAAGAAAGCCTTCTGTACTTTTTATAAAAGttaaacaagtaacaaataatattttttgtgataTTAGTAGCTTGTTAGCAACAGGTGAAGTGCCTGATTTATTTTCCATTAAAGAGAAGTATGATATTATTGAAATGGTACGTCTGCATGCTCAAGGTGGTAACAAAAATGCAGAAGTAAGTAATCATTCtgtaatgaattattttttagaaCAGTGTAAAAGCAATTTACATATCGTCATTTGTTTTGATTCACTGGATAAAGCAACTAaatcatatttatataaatatccaGAACTATTAAAATATTGCTCTATAAATTGGTATGAAGCATGGCCAACAGAGACACTTATACAAGTAGCTAcaaaatacattcaaaatattaatatggaAGGAAATTTAAAAGCAAATCTACCAACAGCttgcataaaattatataacagtATGCAGGAAATGAGTGACAAATATTATCAAGAAAGTGGTAAAAGAATTCACATATTATCATCTTCATTTTTACATATGTTGAAACTATACGTCCACCTTGTatcaaaaaaacaaaaacagaTTGTAACAATGAGAAACAGATATTTAGTAGGACtagaaaaattagaattagCAGCTCAACAAGTTGAAAAGATGAAAGctacattaacaatattaaaaccCCAATTAGAATCATCTGCTTTAAAAACTATAAATACTATGAAGGAAGTAGAAAACGAAAATATCAGTGTAGAAAAAGCGACTCGTCTTGTACAACAAGAAGAAAAAACTGCAAACAAAAAAGCAGAAATAGCTGGAAGATTAAAAATGGAATGTGAAGCTGATCTTGCTATAGCAATTCCAATTTTAGAAGATGCTATTGCTGCATTAAACACATTGAAACCTACAGATATTACACTTGTTAAAGCCATGAAAAATCCTCCTGATGCTATTAAGCTAGTAATGGCTGCAGTTTGTGTTATGCTGGGTGTTCCCCCAGAAAAAGCCATAGATTCAGTTACTGGTAAAAAGTATACAGATTACTGGGGTCCAAGTAAGCGCATTTTAAGTGACATGAATTTTTTACAGATTTTGAAAGATTATGATAAAGATAACATTTCTCCAAATATCAtgcaaattattaagaaaacatACATGCCAGATAACAATTTTAAACCACATATCGTTGCTAAAGCATCAAGTGCTGCTGAAGGATTATGTAAATGGGTACGTGCAATGGTGTCCTATGATGAAGTTGCAAAAGCTGTTGCaccaaagaaagaaaaattgtttactgCACAAAAGGAATGTAATGAAgtcgaaaaatttttaaatgaaaaacgtGCAATGCTTTCTGCATTAAATGCAAAACTTACAGCACTGAATAGCAGTCTCCAAGAAACCCTACAACAAAAAGTAAAGCTGGAAGAAGAAGTAGAAAATTGTACTAATAAGCTTCATAAAGCAGAAAATTTAATGGCAAGTTTGGGAGGTGAAAAAGATCGTTGGATGCAGTTAGCAAATAATCTTAAAGAAAATTATGATAATCTCATAGGAGATATGATACTAACATGTGGCATCATAAGTTATTTAGCATCATATAACATTGTGTTTCGTGATACAATTTTAGAATACTGGAAAGAATTTCTAGAAGGTTTAAATATATCATATACTAGAAActacaatttaataaatgtacttggagaagaaaatgaaataaatcaatggCATTTATGTGGTTTGCCTAAAGACAGATTTTCTCTTGAAAATGCAATTATTATGAACAATTCTGAATTATGGTGTCTATTTATTGATTCACAAAATCAAGCAAACCAATGGATTAAGAcaattgaaaagaaaaataatcttAAAATCATTAAACTAAGTGATTCTGATTATGTATCAAATATTCAATACAATATTGAGAACGGTATTCCTACTTTAATTGAAAATGTTGGAGAAGAATTAGAAATATCATTGTACCCTTTTCTTTCAAAAGAAACTTACAGCAAAGAAGAGTTCTTATATTTAAATactgattatgattctataaaatattctaCTGATTTTCGATTATACATTACAACAAGGCTACTTAATCCTCAATTCTCGTGTGAAATATTTAGCAAACTTACAGTGATCGATTTTTCTATTTCAAACGAAGGTCTTCAGGATAGACTTCTTGACTTTATTATGTCTAAGGAAAATCCAGAActgcaaaataaatttgaaattttacttaTGGAAgaacacaataataaaaaaatattgaaacaacaAGAAGatcatattttaattacattatcttCAACAACCAAAAATATTCTTGACGACGAAAATGCTATAAAAAGTTTAGATTGCTCAAAGAATCTTTCcttaaacataattaaaaagCAAGAGGCGACTAACACAATGTctttggaaataaaaaaatctcgAAATACTTATGTACAATTTGTTAAGTACTGTGTAAATCTGTTTCATATGCTTAGTGACTTAGCAAACTTAAATCATATGTACCGTTTTTCATTCTTATGGTTCATGCAGTTATACAAAAGATCAATTGAGACATCAAATAGAAGTACCATTCTCGAAAAAcgattaaaattcttaaaaagttCATTCACTAAAAACCTTCATACAAGTGTTTGTAAAGCTTTATtagaaaaacataaaatattatattcctTCTTATTATGCTGTAAGATCTTATTAGAAGATCGACAAACAACAGAAGaagaaattaaatactttatatcATCAAACTTGAATCATATAAATACTGATTATGTAATTGATTGGTTACCATCTGATATTTGGATAAATATTTGTCATCTTAGTAAAACATTGTCTGTTTTTAATGGTCTCACAGATAATATCTATAATAATGATAAGGCTTGGAAGCAGTACTACATATCTGAACCATTCCAAAACCACTTATTACCAGAACCTTGGATCAAAACATTATCTTTATTCCAAAAACTTATActcataaaaattttacgacCTGATAagattataatacaaattatgcAAATAACAAAAGATATTTTAGGAAGTATAAATAGTTACTCTCTGCAAGTTAAAATATCTGAATCATATGCAGAATCCAATTGTTTGACtccacttttatttattttaccaaCTTGTTCAGCACCATTACCACTCATTTCTGCATATGCAAGGAAAAGAGGcaacttttcaaaatttacatcTTTATCAATGAGCAAGGGACAAGAAGAAAAAGCTGAACTTTCTGTACAAAAAGCTCAAAAGGAAGGAGGTTGGGTGTTCTTAGAAAATTGCCATTTAGTGCCTAACTGGATGGTATGTcttgaaaaaatttgtgaaaattgtAGTATTTCCACTGTATCTTTAGATTTTCGATTGTGGCTATCTAGTCGTCCTACTAAAGAATTCCCAGTTAGTATTTTACAAGATAgtataaaaataacatatgaCTATCCTTTAAATGTTAAGGAAACATTACTGAACATCTACCATTCTGAACCTATagtaaataaagaatttt encodes:
- the LOC105662075 gene encoding dynein axonemal heavy chain 7 isoform X3 yields the protein METTFFMSRKDMDCFSITSCPNYKISNEKNVFNHKTFIKHCKLLRERYFLSLEPIKIIINVAQCKLPTFICNFDHYYSCGLIALTDFQTMVASDIKKCWIRINQFHREVSKAVAKTAIGRYADRKKLNIMHCMTHVFVQQIINTMIRSINHLLNILSDGHHCPQIKFQLTLWNNKLLIDPSIEEISSVYHSIIDNISTIAQELVPLEEWLNIKSQRMNEHVRHISKEFYPICEPTIKEQILLLTSGEVDFDLYLENIEKYKTYLAKGNEIVENTYHTVGKLEQHNAKEALKNESYNIVDMFLSKLIKYHQEFNLSICSEFEEIKRKALNIPKNAQHLIELSEYILHASNILVKDLECKIQKSIHMMSVLLEVTLLSEDHIELNRRTINWLHEIEPIFKQHHILCEAMKSELEDDMQRRMNDLTSEVENIVPELSALDNMDDIKRVGEYVEYYKGFLKKVKHITSELEKINEEERLFKFPETEYPKITELHEIIMPFYDLIYLIYQWQKDSTVWLDGPFEWLDAVIIENKTLNYFKEITEMSKTFKTKIKMDVTVNKCFKFSGIADDPDPLQLPAPLKLCWQALNDINDFKKFLPLVTCVCNPALQKRHWVEMSEICNLDLTPNAGTTLRKIILLDLMPDIEKYEAISIGANKELELQQNLLKMIKEWDNISFEIKFNETSGMHEFSNLNNTELLLENHLVIIADMKTSNFVKPIISMVTDFYTSLIRIQKIINKWNYIQILILSLNATFHHSNIKVQLIEESNLYQEIKEVLKDIKNKLVKNPTFTEINNPLLLSSLCNITEKLEQVHAGVKNYIEAKRLCFPRFFFLSNEEVQEILFNSFNSEKIHTSIQKCFQGIKKIKMNKNNCICTIIGDYGEEVHLENLISLHAEYDSEEKWLVHLENEIDTVIKKSILQCYQKFSDIFTYSNIANFPSMVIVCIFQLYWTSEIRNCFTPFNSELLNSLHLKYVDHLNDLINELKSCSTKRCRDVLMSLITIIINQKDIIKLLINKNITNSADFEWIAQLQYYLEENCVKILIFNSTIKYGYEYSYYKQCMINTALTDRCFHTLIQAYKYHLYGAIAGPSATGKTETIRGLAKAIAVNFHIFSCVNILSYNFLSQTFKGFISCGAWLCFENFNELKLEFLSRISQNLISIFHAIASNLKTIMYEGSSLNLNPTGYVCIITQLGLFNYHDLPDNLKMLFRTVSMVAPDISRIVEVELTAAGISNSKSLTMKLITFYKVLSKQLRCKSCNTFNLYSIKAVTKTVVYLKRCFPDENESLLLLRSLININLPQLCGVDVLVFKDIVHNVFPDITLLPPNYSIFLKTFEVICKSKSLSIHDVFKLKIIQLFELMYIHKGLILVGDPFVGKTEILSVLQDVLSYSYKQEIEFGVNIKLETIIPSVLDIKRIFGYFDENSKLWKDGLCSRMFRSFSNTNSFDKTWIIFDGPLNNVWIENLYSTIDTNKVLCLESGEKINVADSVSVIFETINMTEASPAILSRCGIIYIESNSINWRSNIKTHISRNNIYNGYEEILYQLFDWIMDPALQFIYKHCTLSLIVEKLHFVMTTLNLLEMYFTDALTECTEEKDKTNYFTTWMQVAFILSIIWGLGGNVSIDSHVKFNSFFVEIWSGTNKEYPKPEAIKSYDVALPNEGLIQDNFYIFKGAGHWKYWGSIDLLKNEEILEMPYCSEIYVPTADTIKYNYVFLKHVKYKIPFILCGDISIGKTFLMKNLLQNKLSQGTDFNSFSFTSLNSVIKTQQLLLSKLNKINKTHYGPPNDQFCVNFIDDLNVEVDQQSNINNILELFRQYHSYRYFYDINESEKIFIQNIMFSFAITQNTQTNICPRFLKHFNLYTIQAPSTNTIFRIFSNILFINLKKNSFAPDVLTSVNSITNATIDIYNMIINTLRPVPAKFQYQFSIRDISKVISGCILLQKESVETKVTFVRLWAHEIWRVFGDRILDAADKEWLFSKIRETTMSNFKDSFETVFDYLPKSENNEITMNSFNYLMFNNFIDKNKKYEEVTSIEKLKSEIHSHLNEHNNNVTNKIDIVTSQYVLECLIKISRILSIPRGNLLMISTVGTGRKSLMNLAAYIQQQELFKPSIHSYYDINVWRTELKTILQKCGGLRKPSVLFIKVKQVTNNIFCDISSLLATGEVPDLFSIKEKYDIIEMVRLHAQGGNKNAEVSNHSVMNYFLEQCKSNLHIVICFDSLDKATKSYLYKYPELLKYCSINWYEAWPTETLIQVATKYIQNINMEGNLKANLPTACIKLYNSMQEMSDKYYQESGKRIHILSSSFLHMLKLYVHLVSKKQKQIVTMRNRYLVGLEKLELAAQQVEKMKATLTILKPQLESSALKTINTMKEVENENISVEKATRLVQQEEKTANKKAEIAGRLKMECEADLAIAIPILEDAIAALNTLKPTDITLVKAMKNPPDAIKLVMAAVCVMLGVPPEKAIDSVTGKKYTDYWGPSKRILSDMNFLQILKDYDKDNISPNIMQIIKKTYMPDNNFKPHIVAKASSAAEGLCKWVRAMVSYDEVAKAVAPKKEKLFTAQKECNEVEKFLNEKRAMLSALNAKLTALNSSLQETLQQKVKLEEEVENCTNKLHKAENLMASLGGEKDRWMQLANNLKENYDNLIGDMILTCGIISYLASYNIVFRDTILEYWKEFLEGLNISYTRNYNLINVLGEENEINQWHLCGLPKDRFSLENAIIMNNSELWCLFIDSQNQANQWIKTIEKKNNLKIIKLSDSDYVSNIQYNIENGIPTLIENVGEELEISLYPFLSKETYSKEEFLYLNTDYDSIKYSTDFRLYITTRLLNPQFSCEIFSKLTVIDFSISNEGLQDRLLDFIMSKENPELQNKFEILLMEEHNNKKILKQQEDHILITLSSTTKNILDDENAIKSLDCSKNLSLNIIKKQEATNTMSLEIKKSRNTYVQFVKYCVNLFHMLSDLANLNHMYRFSFLWFMQLYKRSIETSNRSTILEKRLKFLKSSFTKNLHTSVCKALLEKHKILYSFLLCCKILLEDRQTTEEEIKYFISSNLNHINTDYVIDWLPSDIWINICHLSKTLSVFNGLTDNIYNNDKAWKQYYISEPFQNHLLPEPWIKTLSLFQKLILIKILRPDKIIIQIMQITKDILGSINSYSLQVKISESYAESNCLTPLLFILPTCSAPLPLISAYARKRGNFSKFTSLSMSKGQEEKAELSVQKAQKEGGWVFLENCHLVPNWMVCLEKICENCSISTVSLDFRLWLSSRPTKEFPVSILQDSIKITYDYPLNVKETLLNIYHSEPIVNKEFFESCPGKDVVFSKLLFSLCLFHIIIKERKNFGILGWNIPYNFDSTDLQISIMQLQNLINNNDYVPFSILLYFIGECNYGGKIENDFDSRCLKHLLTNYCNSGIIQSHQYTCTNEIERLVPQRCEYNHIIKHIEKMQLDLSPEIFGSSRNGLIIQQTMMAKEFFSSISSMNPLLPLLNEQSSEDQILILIDGLINKLPNLVEINEIQEKHTSLLDEPLGRVLFCEIELLKYILETITTTLSNLKLALTGYVPFSDSLKKLAEELYQNKIPHIWIIIQNNIIIGNLAYYIDNLLNHEMFIKKWVNEGCPKNIWFNALFHCKMFLSAVQLTFSKTYNIPIQEIGFDFQVQTKETDEEDINTYFLHGLHLCGAQWNSDTNKLAESFANEFWQDMPPIRLKCSQNKKDIKEMYECPVYTTVIQDNDKNTELALKNFIINIPLETTVSHSYWIEHGTALFCHIP